In Pseudomonas fluorescens, a genomic segment contains:
- a CDS encoding gamma carbonic anhydrase family protein: protein MTLRTYQNHTPTLGAGAFVDVSAVVIGDVEIGTDSSVWPLTVIRGDMHRIRIGARTSVQDGCVLHITHAGPFNPEGFPLLIGDDVTIAHKVMLHGCTVGSRILIGMGSIVMDGAVVEDDVIIGAGSLVPPGKKLDSGFLYVGSPVKQIRPLTDKERAFFTYSAANYVKLKDLHLAEGFDQ, encoded by the coding sequence GTGACCCTTCGCACCTATCAGAACCACACGCCAACCCTGGGCGCCGGGGCTTTTGTCGACGTTTCGGCAGTGGTGATCGGCGATGTCGAAATCGGCACCGACAGCTCCGTTTGGCCGCTGACCGTGATCCGTGGCGACATGCACCGCATCCGCATCGGTGCGCGCACCAGCGTGCAGGATGGTTGCGTACTGCACATCACGCACGCGGGGCCGTTCAACCCGGAGGGTTTCCCACTGCTGATCGGCGACGACGTGACCATCGCCCACAAAGTCATGCTGCATGGCTGCACCGTGGGCAGCCGTATCCTGATCGGCATGGGCAGCATCGTGATGGACGGCGCGGTAGTGGAGGACGATGTGATCATCGGCGCTGGCAGCCTGGTACCACCGGGCAAAAAACTGGACAGCGGTTTTTTGTATGTCGGCAGCCCGGTCAAGCAAATCCGCCCGCTAACGGACAAGGAGCGCGCCTTTTTTACCTACAGCGCCGCGAACTACGTAAAGCTCAAAGACCTGCACCTGGCAGAGGGGTTCGACCAGTGA
- a CDS encoding HAD family hydrolase: MNLHYPTVLFDLDGTLTDPREGITRSIQYALGKLGIDEPDLTKLEHFIGPPLLQAFMQFYGFDEAKAWEAVNFYRERFKATGLYENRVFEGVMPLLEELNGQGRQLYVATSKPWVFAREIARHFDFAKHFKVIYGSELDGTRTNKVELIAHLISEEGLDPATTLMIGDRKHDLIGARSNGLDSAAVGYGFGSFEELNAEAPTWHFETLAQMHQAFLQRP; the protein is encoded by the coding sequence GTGAACCTGCACTATCCGACCGTTTTATTCGACCTCGACGGCACCCTGACCGACCCACGCGAAGGCATCACCCGTTCGATCCAGTACGCCCTCGGCAAACTGGGGATCGATGAGCCTGACTTGACCAAACTGGAACACTTTATCGGCCCGCCGTTGCTGCAAGCGTTCATGCAGTTCTATGGTTTCGACGAGGCGAAGGCGTGGGAGGCGGTGAATTTCTACCGTGAGCGCTTCAAGGCCACCGGGCTGTATGAAAACCGGGTGTTCGAGGGGGTTATGCCGTTGCTGGAAGAATTGAACGGCCAGGGACGCCAACTGTACGTGGCCACGTCCAAGCCGTGGGTGTTTGCTCGCGAAATTGCGCGGCATTTCGATTTTGCCAAACATTTCAAGGTGATCTACGGCAGCGAGTTGGACGGCACGCGCACCAACAAGGTCGAGCTGATCGCCCACCTGATCAGCGAGGAGGGGCTGGACCCGGCCACCACCCTGATGATCGGTGATCGCAAGCATGATCTGATCGGCGCACGCAGCAATGGGCTGGATTCGGCGGCCGTCGGTTATGGGTTTGGTAGTTTCGAAGAGTTGAATGCTGAGGCGCCGACCTGGCATTTTGAGACGTTGGCGCAGATGCATCAGGCGTTTTTGCAGCGGCCCTGA
- the pgaD gene encoding poly-beta-1,6-N-acetyl-D-glucosamine biosynthesis protein PgaD, giving the protein MKLVRTRQHPVMWVIDVLLTLLAWAGLIWLLARGITSMLETHGGPRIEAPIFAALNTLQIYLWIALFNAVILISWARYQQRKGRKFAQRRAEANALSDKSLSESFKLGEGDLEQLRRPGVLVIHNDEDGGVEEVKSHVSRDVEKPGLTLVPGKDQNKDAG; this is encoded by the coding sequence ATGAAACTGGTGCGAACTCGTCAACACCCGGTGATGTGGGTCATCGATGTGCTGTTGACCCTGCTGGCCTGGGCCGGGCTGATCTGGCTGCTGGCGCGCGGGATCACATCGATGCTGGAGACCCATGGCGGCCCGCGTATCGAGGCGCCGATCTTCGCGGCGCTCAATACCCTGCAGATCTACCTATGGATCGCGTTGTTCAACGCGGTGATCCTGATCAGCTGGGCGCGTTACCAGCAACGCAAGGGGCGCAAGTTCGCCCAGCGCCGTGCCGAGGCCAATGCGCTCAGTGATAAAAGCCTCAGTGAAAGCTTCAAGCTGGGGGAGGGCGACTTGGAGCAATTGCGCAGGCCGGGTGTGCTGGTTATCCACAACGACGAGGACGGCGGCGTGGAAGAAGTGAAATCCCATGTCTCCCGCGACGTGGAAAAACCAGGGTTGACCCTGGTGCCGGGCAAGGACCAGAACAAAGACGCCGGCTAG
- the pgaC gene encoding poly-beta-1,6-N-acetyl-D-glucosamine synthase, protein MFDRILALFVLALVLGVPLGLIFLVTGQFLMDFVFFYPLFMSALWIAGGLYFWLHWERHWPWEEDTPAPTLAGNPLISIIIPCYNEGDNAAETIHAALGQLYPNIEVIAVNDGSKDNTAAVLDALALEHPRLRVLHLAQNQGKAVALRMGAVAARSEYLVCIDGDALLDKNAAAYMVAPMLDNPRLGAVTGNPRIRTRSTLIGRVQVGEFSSIIGLIKRTQRVFGRIFTVSGVVVAFRKKALDRIDYWSTDMITEDIDVSWKLQLDHWSIFYEPRALCWILMPETVGGLWKQRLRWAQGGAEVLFKNIRGIWQWRHRYLWPLLFEYCLSTGWAFTFLLSVVFWVVGKFIVLPPAIAVESLVPPAFTGLVLAMVCLVQFAVSIMIDRRYEKDLWKTLFWTVWYPMVFWLVSLFTTLVSFPKVLFNQHQKRARWVSPDRGIKPANEDA, encoded by the coding sequence ATGTTCGACAGAATCCTGGCGTTATTCGTACTGGCACTGGTGTTGGGTGTGCCCCTGGGCCTGATCTTCCTGGTCACCGGGCAGTTCCTGATGGACTTCGTATTTTTCTACCCGCTGTTCATGTCGGCGCTGTGGATCGCCGGCGGCTTGTATTTCTGGCTGCACTGGGAGCGCCACTGGCCGTGGGAAGAAGACACACCGGCGCCGACCCTGGCCGGCAACCCGCTGATCTCGATCATCATTCCTTGCTACAACGAAGGCGACAACGCCGCCGAAACCATCCATGCGGCGCTGGGCCAGTTGTACCCGAACATCGAAGTGATCGCCGTCAACGACGGCTCCAAGGACAACACCGCCGCGGTGCTTGACGCCCTGGCGCTGGAGCACCCCCGCCTGCGGGTGCTGCACCTGGCGCAGAACCAAGGCAAGGCCGTGGCCCTGCGCATGGGCGCGGTGGCCGCGCGCAGCGAGTACCTGGTGTGCATCGACGGCGACGCGCTGCTCGATAAAAATGCGGCGGCCTATATGGTCGCGCCGATGCTCGACAACCCGCGCCTGGGGGCGGTGACCGGCAACCCGCGTATCCGCACGCGCTCGACCTTGATCGGCCGCGTGCAGGTCGGCGAGTTCTCCTCGATCATCGGCTTGATCAAGCGTACGCAACGGGTGTTCGGGCGGATCTTCACGGTGTCCGGCGTGGTGGTGGCGTTTCGCAAGAAAGCCCTGGACCGCATCGACTACTGGAGCACCGACATGATCACCGAGGACATCGATGTCAGTTGGAAGCTGCAACTCGATCACTGGAGCATCTTCTACGAGCCGCGCGCACTGTGCTGGATCCTCATGCCCGAAACCGTCGGTGGCCTGTGGAAGCAGCGTCTGCGCTGGGCTCAGGGCGGCGCCGAAGTGCTGTTCAAGAACATCCGGGGCATCTGGCAGTGGCGGCATCGCTACCTGTGGCCGCTGTTGTTCGAATACTGCCTGTCCACTGGCTGGGCCTTCACCTTCCTGCTCTCGGTGGTCTTCTGGGTCGTGGGTAAATTCATCGTGCTGCCCCCGGCGATCGCGGTGGAATCCCTGGTGCCCCCGGCGTTTACCGGCCTGGTCCTGGCGATGGTGTGCCTGGTGCAGTTTGCGGTGAGCATCATGATTGACCGGCGCTACGAAAAGGACCTGTGGAAAACCCTGTTCTGGACCGTGTGGTACCCGATGGTGTTCTGGCTGGTCAGCCTGTTCACCACGCTGGTCAGCTTTCCCAAGGTGCTGTTCAACCAGCACCAGAAGCGTGCGCGCTGGGTCAGCCCGGATCGCGGTATCAAACCTGCCAATGAGGACGCGTAA
- the pgaB gene encoding poly-beta-1,6-N-acetyl-D-glucosamine N-deacetylase PgaB yields MTVLSRCLLVLGVLLASACAQQPAPFTPPAERPTPANEAPWPKNHFLGIAYHDVEDRDPDQAVVAVRTERLIEQLAWLRENGYQAVSVDQILTARRGGTPLPPKAIMLSFDDGYSSFYTRVMPILRAYRWPALLAPVGYWIDTPMNKPVDFAGSPRPRGEFLTWQQIREVSQSGLVEIAAHTDASHTGILANPQGNLEPAATSLRYDPATGRYETPAQFEARMRADVVAISNKIQTVTGKKPRVWVWPYGAAKGISLAVVGEQGYQMALTLDDGLDDLGKLMNSPRFLVASDPDGEHFANSIVAVQAPAPLRVLHVDLDNVYDPDPAQQARNLDQLVQRVVDMGAGTVFLQAFADPKGDGLVHELYFPNRHLPVRADLFNRVSWQLHTRAHAAVYAWMPVLSFALDPKLPRVTRWDPETGKVGTDPDQYQRLSPFDPQVRKIIGELYEDLARNNAIDGVLYHDDAVLSDFEDASPAALKAYAANGLPGTIAALRADPAVMQRWTRFKSRYLIDFTNELTAKVRAVGGPQVLTARNIFAEPMLNPGSEAWFAQNLDDFLQTYDWTAPMAMPLMEGQTLKNSNAWLEKLVATVKARPGALERTVFELQAKDWRTKAAPDIDGAQMAEWMGVLKRQGVTSFGYYPDNFLENSPDLNTVRPALSNQWNP; encoded by the coding sequence ATGACCGTCCTCAGCCGTTGCTTGTTGGTCCTGGGTGTATTGCTGGCCAGTGCCTGCGCCCAGCAACCCGCGCCATTCACTCCACCCGCCGAGCGGCCGACCCCGGCCAATGAAGCGCCGTGGCCGAAAAACCATTTCCTGGGCATCGCCTACCACGACGTCGAGGATCGCGACCCCGACCAGGCGGTGGTCGCGGTGCGCACCGAGCGTTTGATCGAACAGTTGGCCTGGCTGCGCGAGAACGGCTACCAGGCGGTCAGCGTCGACCAGATCCTGACTGCCCGCCGTGGTGGAACACCGTTGCCGCCCAAAGCCATCATGCTCAGTTTCGATGACGGCTATTCCAGCTTCTACACCCGCGTGATGCCGATCCTGCGCGCCTATCGCTGGCCGGCCTTGCTGGCGCCGGTGGGCTATTGGATCGACACACCGATGAACAAGCCGGTGGACTTCGCCGGCTCACCACGCCCACGGGGCGAGTTCCTCACCTGGCAGCAGATCCGCGAAGTGTCGCAATCGGGCCTGGTGGAAATCGCCGCGCATACCGATGCCAGTCACACCGGGATCCTGGCCAACCCCCAGGGCAACCTGGAACCGGCGGCGACCTCGCTACGCTATGACCCGGCCACGGGCCGCTATGAAACCCCAGCGCAGTTCGAGGCGCGGATGCGGGCGGATGTGGTGGCGATCTCCAACAAGATCCAGACCGTGACCGGCAAGAAACCACGGGTATGGGTATGGCCGTATGGTGCGGCCAAGGGCATCTCGCTGGCGGTCGTTGGCGAGCAGGGTTACCAGATGGCGCTGACCCTGGACGATGGCCTCGACGACCTCGGCAAGCTGATGAACAGCCCGCGCTTCCTGGTGGCCTCCGACCCGGACGGCGAACATTTCGCCAACAGCATCGTCGCGGTACAGGCCCCTGCGCCGCTGCGGGTGCTGCATGTGGACCTGGACAACGTCTACGACCCGGACCCGGCCCAACAGGCGCGCAACCTCGACCAGTTGGTGCAGCGTGTAGTGGACATGGGCGCGGGGACGGTGTTCCTGCAAGCCTTCGCCGACCCCAAGGGTGATGGCCTGGTGCACGAGCTGTATTTCCCCAACCGTCACTTGCCGGTGCGCGCCGACCTGTTCAACCGCGTCTCCTGGCAGTTGCACACCCGTGCCCATGCCGCCGTGTATGCGTGGATGCCGGTGTTGAGTTTTGCCCTCGATCCCAAGCTGCCCCGCGTAACGCGCTGGGACCCGGAAACCGGCAAGGTGGGCACAGACCCGGACCAATACCAGCGCCTGTCGCCGTTCGACCCGCAGGTGCGCAAGATCATTGGCGAGCTCTATGAAGACCTGGCGCGCAACAATGCCATCGACGGCGTGCTGTACCACGACGACGCGGTGCTGTCGGACTTCGAAGACGCCAGCCCCGCCGCGCTCAAGGCCTATGCCGCCAATGGCCTGCCCGGCACCATCGCCGCGCTGCGGGCCGACCCGGCAGTGATGCAACGCTGGACGCGCTTCAAGAGCCGCTACCTGATCGACTTCACCAACGAACTGACCGCCAAGGTCCGCGCCGTCGGTGGGCCGCAGGTACTGACCGCGCGCAATATCTTCGCCGAGCCGATGCTCAACCCCGGCAGCGAAGCCTGGTTCGCGCAGAACCTGGATGATTTCCTCCAGACCTACGACTGGACCGCGCCCATGGCCATGCCACTGATGGAAGGCCAGACGCTGAAGAACTCCAACGCCTGGCTGGAAAAACTGGTCGCCACGGTCAAGGCGCGCCCCGGAGCACTGGAGCGCACCGTGTTCGAACTGCAAGCCAAAGACTGGCGCACCAAGGCTGCTCCCGATATCGACGGGGCGCAGATGGCTGAATGGATGGGTGTGCTCAAACGCCAGGGGGTCACGAGTTTTGGTTACTACCCGGACAACTTCCTGGAGAACTCCCCGGACCTGAACACCGTGCGTCCGGCCCTTTCCAACCAATGGAACCCTTGA
- the pgaA gene encoding poly-beta-1,6 N-acetyl-D-glucosamine export porin PgaA, whose product MLRNLPLSASGRLRLLIGVALCSQLLMPTLAMADPAYDALIIQARNGNFSPALNQLRQLSSERQTPGQVSDHLVIAGWAGQDAEVLQVYEAQGQHRNLTTQALATVARTYRNQRQWARAEAVYRQALLREPNNIDLQLGLALAQADGGQASEAVQRIRALVAAKPDDPTRRMALGYALARAGLNYDALFEFDQAFIRASDKPDVAREYIVALQKARLPEPALRLSAQRPGLLDAVTQRRLEGDLAAERVRMAEFATRSEQERYVIADRALQDYDKLLTRWTPDPTAHDDVVRWRIDRLGALKARARTAEAIREYETLKGEGVQLPTYAVRWVAASYLDQRQPEKAEPLYRQALAAPDADPADRVEDSTALFYALVESDRALDAREVADNLAKSENPREELKGLPIGNPNDSWMDAQQLAAQAGTYSNDLPGSEAGLEALVRKAPGNVSLQLAQANMYRARDWPRRSESALKETESQAPRDISLEVSQAYTAMDLQEWRQMDVLTDDVLARNPDSRQVQRLSRLRDVHDMAELRVEAYTGKSYGGGNNQDAGAVSGSRDWGIESVIYTPPIDEDWRLFAGAGYATADFSEGTGQHRWQRVGVERRTRDMTIEAEVSNHSYGDGSKQGAAISIARDINDNWQYGGSLGYLLSTTPLRALNDGVTANGGSGFIRWRANESREWKLTLSPSHFSDGNDRVEALLSGREGLYSSPKVQVDLGLEVGASRNSKEDTVYFNPKSDFTVLPVLNINHVLYHRYETQWSQQFQVGAGTYSQRDYSTGGIGLVGYGQRFRWNDVLEAGANLSLISRPYDGERERDLRLLVDLTYRF is encoded by the coding sequence ATGTTGCGAAACCTCCCTCTCAGTGCATCAGGCCGGTTGCGACTGCTCATCGGGGTCGCCTTGTGCAGCCAATTGCTGATGCCCACCCTCGCCATGGCCGATCCGGCCTATGACGCCCTGATCATCCAGGCGCGCAACGGCAACTTCAGCCCCGCCCTCAACCAACTGCGTCAATTGTCCTCCGAGCGCCAGACGCCGGGCCAGGTCAGCGACCACCTGGTGATCGCCGGTTGGGCCGGCCAGGACGCCGAAGTGCTGCAGGTGTATGAGGCTCAGGGGCAACATCGCAACCTGACCACCCAGGCACTCGCCACCGTCGCCCGCACTTATCGCAACCAGCGGCAGTGGGCACGGGCCGAAGCGGTGTATCGCCAAGCGCTGCTGCGTGAACCGAACAATATCGACCTGCAACTGGGCCTGGCCCTGGCCCAGGCCGACGGCGGCCAAGCCAGTGAGGCCGTGCAACGCATCCGCGCGCTGGTGGCCGCCAAACCCGACGACCCCACCCGACGCATGGCCCTGGGTTATGCGTTGGCTCGCGCGGGGCTGAATTACGACGCGTTGTTTGAGTTCGACCAGGCTTTTATCCGCGCCAGCGACAAACCTGACGTCGCCCGCGAGTACATCGTCGCCCTGCAAAAGGCCCGTCTGCCTGAACCCGCCTTACGCCTGTCGGCCCAACGCCCCGGCCTGCTCGACGCGGTAACCCAGCGTCGCCTGGAGGGCGACCTTGCCGCTGAACGCGTGCGCATGGCCGAGTTCGCCACTCGCTCCGAACAAGAGCGCTACGTCATCGCAGACCGTGCGCTCCAGGACTACGACAAGCTGCTCACACGCTGGACCCCTGACCCCACTGCCCACGACGACGTGGTGCGCTGGCGCATCGACCGCCTGGGCGCACTCAAGGCGCGGGCACGCACCGCCGAGGCAATTCGCGAATACGAAACCCTTAAAGGCGAAGGCGTGCAATTGCCGACCTACGCCGTGCGTTGGGTGGCCGCCTCTTACCTTGACCAGCGCCAGCCGGAAAAGGCCGAGCCGCTGTATCGCCAGGCGCTGGCCGCGCCGGATGCTGACCCGGCCGACCGCGTCGAAGACAGTACGGCGCTGTTCTATGCCCTGGTGGAAAGCGACAGAGCGCTGGATGCGCGTGAAGTCGCCGACAATCTGGCCAAGAGCGAGAACCCCCGTGAAGAACTCAAGGGCTTGCCCATCGGCAACCCCAACGACAGCTGGATGGACGCGCAGCAACTGGCGGCCCAGGCGGGCACCTACAGCAATGATCTGCCTGGCAGCGAAGCCGGCCTTGAAGCGCTGGTGCGAAAAGCCCCGGGCAACGTCAGCCTTCAACTGGCCCAAGCCAATATGTACCGGGCCCGGGATTGGCCGCGCCGGTCCGAGAGTGCCCTCAAGGAAACCGAGTCCCAGGCGCCACGAGATATCAGCCTGGAAGTGTCCCAGGCCTATACCGCCATGGACCTGCAAGAGTGGCGGCAGATGGATGTGCTGACCGATGACGTGCTGGCCCGCAACCCGGACAGCCGCCAGGTGCAACGCCTCAGCCGCCTGCGGGACGTGCACGACATGGCTGAGCTGCGGGTCGAGGCCTACACCGGGAAAAGCTACGGCGGCGGCAACAACCAAGACGCCGGCGCGGTGTCCGGCAGCCGTGACTGGGGCATTGAAAGTGTGATCTACACCCCGCCCATCGACGAAGACTGGCGCCTGTTCGCCGGCGCCGGCTATGCCACCGCCGACTTCAGCGAAGGCACCGGCCAGCACCGTTGGCAGCGCGTGGGGGTAGAGCGGCGTACCCGTGACATGACCATCGAAGCCGAGGTCTCCAACCATTCCTACGGCGATGGTTCCAAACAAGGCGCCGCGATCTCGATTGCCCGCGACATCAACGACAATTGGCAATACGGCGGCAGCCTCGGCTACCTGCTGAGCACCACGCCGTTGCGCGCGTTGAATGACGGGGTCACGGCCAATGGCGGCAGCGGGTTTATCCGCTGGCGCGCCAACGAAAGCCGCGAATGGAAACTGACCCTCAGCCCGTCCCATTTCAGCGACGGCAACGACCGGGTCGAAGCCTTGCTCAGCGGCCGCGAAGGCCTCTACAGCTCGCCAAAAGTGCAAGTGGACCTGGGCCTGGAAGTCGGCGCCAGCCGCAACAGCAAGGAAGACACGGTGTACTTCAACCCGAAGTCGGATTTCACCGTGTTGCCCGTCCTCAACATCAACCATGTGCTCTATCACCGCTACGAGACCCAGTGGAGTCAGCAGTTCCAGGTCGGTGCGGGTACGTATAGCCAGCGGGATTATTCCACCGGTGGCATCGGTCTGGTGGGCTATGGCCAACGCTTTCGCTGGAACGATGTCCTGGAAGCCGGCGCCAACCTGAGCCTGATCAGCCGCCCTTACGACGGTGAGCGCGAACGCGATCTGCGCCTGCTCGTCGACCTCACTTACCGTTTCTAG
- a CDS encoding YdgA family protein: MNKPAVVLLGFVVAVGVVSAGGAWYTGKQLEPVLQTAVQDANKELQRSMAGVDGTVALELVSLERGVFSSTAHYRLKGQGSVFGEENPNPELLFVDHIEHGPLPISRLVTLKWLPVMATSHYELEKNATTEKWFAAAKDVSPLKGVANIGYSRSVNGNIELLPLAFKDDKSSVSFSGANMNFDSTAEGQKVKADGFMNSLKIAAVDAKGDAFEAELAGLTIASNLEKSTFGFYTGQNTVELTDSKFTFGPQKAVLTVKGFEQKDSSETKDNNLAGRVDYKIDEIGYQGKPVGSAAMALSMKNVDIPAMLALTKLYQDKMQPVQAAAAAGQPTPELQLSEAEQALAEANVNQVLAAKPHLALENLSLKTTHGESKFNLVLDLAKPSSMELPPVELGKQMVSQLDANLTLSKPMIADVSALQAQLGGVTDPQAIEQQSQMASEMVSGMAVGTQLATLVGSDVVSKLHYANNEVTFNGQKMTVEQFIGFVMAKVGAMSGAQ; this comes from the coding sequence ATGAATAAGCCAGCAGTCGTTCTTTTGGGTTTTGTGGTCGCCGTTGGCGTCGTCAGTGCAGGCGGCGCCTGGTACACCGGTAAACAGTTGGAGCCGGTGCTGCAAACGGCGGTGCAGGACGCCAACAAGGAACTGCAGCGCTCCATGGCTGGCGTCGACGGCACCGTGGCCCTGGAGCTGGTGTCCCTGGAGCGTGGCGTGTTCAGCAGCACCGCGCACTACCGCCTGAAGGGCCAAGGCTCGGTGTTTGGCGAAGAAAACCCCAACCCCGAATTGCTCTTCGTCGACCATATCGAACACGGCCCGCTGCCGATCTCGCGCCTGGTCACGCTCAAATGGCTGCCGGTCATGGCCACCAGTCACTACGAACTGGAAAAGAACGCCACCACCGAGAAATGGTTCGCCGCCGCCAAAGACGTGTCGCCGCTTAAAGGCGTGGCCAATATCGGCTACAGCCGCTCGGTCAACGGCAACATCGAATTGCTGCCCCTGGCGTTCAAGGACGACAAGTCTTCGGTGAGCTTCTCCGGCGCCAACATGAACTTCGACAGCACCGCCGAAGGCCAGAAGGTCAAGGCCGACGGCTTCATGAACAGCCTCAAAATCGCAGCGGTCGATGCCAAGGGTGACGCCTTCGAGGCCGAACTGGCTGGCCTGACCATCGCCAGCAACCTGGAAAAATCCACCTTTGGCTTCTACACCGGGCAAAACACCGTTGAGCTGACCGACAGCAAGTTCACCTTCGGCCCGCAGAAAGCCGTGCTGACCGTCAAAGGCTTCGAGCAGAAAGACTCCAGCGAAACCAAGGACAACAACCTGGCCGGCCGTGTCGACTACAAGATCGACGAGATCGGTTACCAGGGCAAACCCGTGGGCTCGGCGGCCATGGCCCTGAGCATGAAGAATGTCGACATCCCGGCCATGCTGGCGCTGACCAAGCTCTACCAGGACAAGATGCAGCCGGTGCAAGCCGCTGCCGCAGCGGGCCAACCCACACCTGAGCTGCAACTGAGCGAAGCCGAGCAGGCCCTGGCCGAGGCGAACGTCAACCAGGTACTGGCCGCCAAGCCCCATCTCGCGTTGGAAAACCTGTCCCTGAAAACCACCCACGGCGAAAGCAAATTCAACCTGGTGCTGGACCTGGCCAAGCCTTCCTCCATGGAGCTGCCACCGGTTGAGCTGGGCAAGCAGATGGTCTCGCAGCTGGATGCCAACCTGACCTTGTCCAAGCCGATGATCGCCGACGTTTCCGCGTTGCAGGCGCAGTTGGGTGGCGTGACCGATCCTCAAGCCATCGAGCAGCAATCCCAGATGGCGTCCGAGATGGTCAGCGGCATGGCGGTTGGCACTCAGCTCGCCACCCTGGTAGGCAGCGACGTGGTGTCCAAGCTGCACTACGCCAACAATGAAGTGACCTTCAACGGCCAGAAAATGACCGTCGAACAATTCATCGGGTTTGTGATGGCAAAAGTCGGTGCGATGAGCGGCGCGCAGTAA
- a CDS encoding NADH:ubiquinone oxidoreductase subunit N, translated as MKNPYAPAFWCVLFALVLLSAAYFYGVMLAHQLDKAMVFLDSACLVIGTLSIGVVAWASYQNQRVKKKLLEQGKTRVAIWDTKVALRRVETVFDRYFWGSYWQPGRTFQEVMGDLTGTPLEKSLEILKKQCVLLDRQVDEGRHWLNNARELSDVATQMARERYQLDFCDPKSDTPGNAVIHREFEVLVYTWTARLKSFDHQLDEIELEYS; from the coding sequence ATGAAAAACCCTTATGCTCCCGCTTTCTGGTGCGTGCTTTTCGCACTGGTGTTGTTATCGGCCGCGTATTTCTACGGCGTCATGCTCGCCCATCAACTCGACAAGGCCATGGTGTTTCTCGACAGTGCCTGCCTGGTCATCGGCACCTTGTCCATCGGCGTGGTGGCCTGGGCGTCCTACCAGAACCAACGAGTGAAGAAAAAACTCCTCGAACAGGGCAAGACCCGGGTTGCAATCTGGGACACCAAGGTCGCCCTGCGCCGTGTCGAAACCGTGTTCGACCGCTATTTCTGGGGCAGCTACTGGCAGCCCGGGCGTACTTTCCAGGAAGTCATGGGAGACCTCACCGGCACGCCTCTGGAAAAAAGCCTCGAAATCCTGAAGAAACAATGTGTGCTGCTCGACCGGCAGGTAGACGAGGGTAGGCACTGGCTGAATAACGCGCGGGAATTGTCCGATGTCGCCACGCAGATGGCCCGGGAGCGCTATCAGTTGGACTTCTGCGACCCCAAGTCCGACACCCCCGGCAATGCGGTGATTCACCGTGAATTCGAGGTGCTGGTGTACACCTGGACAGCGCGCCTGAAGAGTTTTGACCACCAGTTGGATGAAATCGAGTTGGAGTACTCGTGA